In Lujinxingia sediminis, a single genomic region encodes these proteins:
- the infB gene encoding translation initiation factor IF-2, with the protein MVSKINELDLGFSVNNYMTVLNPPEIDSIKAALGGTKTEAPKKKATKSSKKKSSKKAEAPVEDKVEAAPAAPVVRRRRKTATEEDEATEESTETEVEVVRPTVRRRRKVETADEVEESAEEPAIEAEQPEEVEEAEAVEEPAAEEPVAEEPVAEEVAVEEAAEEEAEVSQEVSEPVEEVEEAAAAAPAEEEPAKEAPAPEEKAAEEPAEEAKSEAGEKVAETVETPAAPVAPPIRRPPPRSPKGGAKVLGRISESVLKDRLAAENKDFTPGPSRRPSAGGGTRSSSSRRRGRTKRVVEGSDLYGPKSRRSRRGGSRGRSRGRAKKTQKTEITQAAEHKRVIRIEDVISVGDLAHSMGIKAAQVAMKLIESGMMATVNTTLDFETAALIADEFDYTVENVAFDIANFYDTTPDEEESMERRAPVVTVMGHVDHGKTSLLDAVRASSVTSGEAGGITQHIGAYMVETSAGMVTFLDTPGHEAFTALRARGAKATDIVVLVVAADDGVMPQTVEAINHARAAEVPIIVAINKIDKPGANPDRVKTALTEYNLIPEEWGGSTLFVEVSALEKLNIDGLLEAISLQAELQELKARADRDAQGIVIEAELDIGRGPVATVLVQRGTLNRGDILVSGRYYGRVRTMHNDRAQTIDKAGPSQPVEITGLSGIPEAGEPFFVVTEERDAKRITENVADQRRKEVMASRAKESAGSLEDLSAMIARGEMKTLKIILKGDVQGSVEAIKEAFGKLGNDEVRTKIIHTGVGGITENDVNLAASSDAGAVIVGFNVRPDNRAAEVAEKYGVQILTHSIIYDAIEQVRGILEGLLSPIVQEKVLGHAEVRETFSAPKIGTIAGVYVTDGIVRRNAKARLLRGERVIYESTVGSLRRFKDDAKEVKTGFECGLSIENYNDIKVGDVVEVFELEEVKATFD; encoded by the coding sequence TTGGTATCCAAGATTAACGAGCTCGATCTGGGCTTCTCCGTCAACAACTACATGACGGTGCTCAATCCGCCGGAGATCGACTCGATCAAGGCCGCGCTCGGTGGCACGAAGACCGAAGCGCCCAAGAAGAAAGCCACCAAGTCGAGCAAGAAGAAGAGCTCGAAGAAGGCTGAAGCGCCCGTCGAAGACAAGGTTGAGGCCGCACCGGCTGCGCCGGTCGTTCGCCGCCGTCGTAAGACCGCGACCGAGGAAGACGAAGCCACCGAGGAGAGCACCGAGACGGAAGTTGAGGTGGTTCGCCCGACGGTGCGTCGTCGTCGCAAGGTCGAGACGGCCGATGAGGTCGAAGAAAGCGCCGAGGAGCCGGCCATCGAGGCTGAGCAGCCTGAAGAGGTTGAAGAGGCTGAAGCTGTCGAAGAGCCGGCTGCCGAAGAACCTGTCGCCGAAGAGCCGGTTGCCGAGGAAGTCGCCGTCGAGGAGGCTGCTGAGGAAGAGGCTGAGGTGAGCCAGGAGGTCTCCGAGCCGGTTGAGGAGGTCGAAGAGGCCGCCGCTGCCGCTCCTGCCGAGGAAGAGCCCGCCAAAGAGGCACCGGCTCCCGAAGAGAAGGCCGCCGAAGAGCCTGCCGAAGAAGCGAAGAGCGAAGCCGGCGAAAAAGTGGCCGAGACCGTTGAGACGCCAGCCGCTCCGGTGGCACCCCCGATTCGTCGCCCGCCGCCGCGCAGCCCCAAGGGCGGTGCCAAGGTGCTTGGTCGTATCAGCGAGAGCGTGCTCAAGGACCGTCTTGCTGCCGAGAACAAAGACTTCACTCCGGGCCCCTCGCGTCGTCCGAGCGCAGGAGGCGGAACGCGCTCCTCGAGCAGCCGCCGTCGTGGTCGAACCAAACGCGTGGTGGAGGGCTCCGATCTGTACGGACCGAAGTCTCGCCGCAGCCGTCGCGGGGGATCCCGAGGACGTAGCCGAGGTCGCGCCAAGAAGACGCAGAAGACCGAGATCACCCAGGCAGCCGAGCACAAGCGCGTGATCCGTATCGAGGACGTCATTTCGGTCGGTGACCTCGCGCACTCCATGGGCATCAAGGCCGCACAGGTCGCCATGAAGCTCATCGAGAGCGGCATGATGGCCACGGTGAACACCACCCTGGACTTCGAGACCGCGGCGTTGATCGCCGATGAGTTCGACTACACCGTTGAGAACGTCGCCTTCGATATCGCGAACTTCTACGACACCACCCCGGACGAGGAAGAGAGCATGGAGCGTCGTGCTCCTGTCGTCACCGTCATGGGTCACGTCGACCACGGTAAGACCTCGCTTCTCGATGCGGTGCGTGCCTCCTCGGTGACCAGCGGTGAAGCCGGTGGCATCACCCAGCATATCGGTGCCTACATGGTGGAGACCTCCGCCGGTATGGTGACCTTCCTTGACACCCCGGGTCACGAGGCGTTCACCGCCCTTCGTGCGCGTGGTGCCAAGGCTACCGATATCGTGGTCCTGGTCGTTGCCGCCGACGACGGTGTCATGCCTCAGACGGTGGAGGCGATTAATCACGCCCGCGCCGCCGAGGTGCCGATCATCGTTGCCATCAACAAGATCGATAAGCCCGGTGCAAACCCTGACCGCGTCAAGACCGCGCTGACCGAGTACAACCTCATTCCCGAGGAGTGGGGCGGAAGCACCCTCTTCGTGGAGGTAAGCGCGCTTGAAAAACTCAATATCGACGGGTTGCTCGAAGCGATCTCGCTTCAGGCTGAACTTCAGGAGCTCAAGGCCAGGGCTGATCGCGATGCCCAGGGTATCGTGATTGAAGCCGAACTCGACATCGGACGCGGTCCGGTTGCTACCGTGCTCGTGCAGCGCGGTACGCTCAACCGGGGCGATATCCTGGTCAGCGGTCGCTACTACGGTCGAGTGCGTACCATGCACAATGACCGTGCACAGACCATCGATAAGGCCGGCCCCAGCCAGCCCGTCGAGATCACCGGTCTGAGCGGTATCCCCGAAGCTGGCGAGCCCTTCTTTGTGGTGACCGAAGAGCGCGACGCGAAGCGGATCACCGAGAACGTCGCCGACCAGCGTCGTAAAGAGGTCATGGCCAGCCGGGCCAAGGAGTCGGCCGGTAGCCTTGAAGATCTCTCCGCGATGATCGCTCGTGGTGAGATGAAGACCCTCAAGATCATCCTCAAGGGTGATGTGCAGGGCTCGGTCGAGGCCATTAAGGAAGCCTTCGGCAAGCTCGGTAACGACGAGGTTCGCACCAAGATCATTCACACCGGTGTTGGTGGCATCACGGAGAACGACGTTAACCTTGCTGCATCCTCGGATGCCGGTGCGGTGATCGTGGGCTTCAATGTGCGTCCGGACAACCGGGCCGCTGAGGTCGCCGAGAAATACGGCGTGCAGATCCTCACCCACAGCATCATCTATGACGCCATCGAGCAGGTGCGCGGTATTCTCGAAGGGCTCCTCTCCCCGATTGTTCAGGAGAAGGTCCTGGGGCACGCCGAGGTGCGCGAGACCTTCAGTGCGCCGAAGATCGGTACGATCGCCGGTGTGTACGTCACCGACGGGATCGTCCGCCGCAATGCCAAGGCTCGCCTGCTCCGCGGCGAACGGGTCATTTACGAGTCGACCGTCGGTTCGTTGCGTCGCTTCAAGGATGACGCCAAAGAGGTCAAGACGGGCTTTGAATGCGGTTTGAGCATTGAAAACTACAACGACATCAAAGTCGGTGACGTTGTGGAAGTCTTCGAACTCGAAGAGGTCAAGGCGACCTTCGACTGA
- a CDS encoding cytochrome C assembly family protein → MLQVFQLIEIALPLAYLAIFALYVRRFVARRDRDQRFWGSPLLYGTLGVHAAYLAMRGVELSHFPVSSKGEFLSLLALAIGLIYALTERRHGEPNTGAFFVGLAAVAQSWSSLLIDPNTAHPLLHEHPIYGVHVIFILSGFVSLAISAIYALMYVLLARQLKSRELGALFRRLPPLNTLENMSRLATLAGIVLLGLGLFSGHFVAIYVLDDFSLLDPKIVITYVAWAAYAVAFIWAKLRKLSGLRMGYLSLGGYLALIASMVLVNTLFSSFHTFQ, encoded by the coding sequence ATGTTGCAGGTCTTTCAACTCATTGAAATTGCGCTCCCGCTGGCTTACCTGGCCATCTTTGCGCTTTATGTACGCCGCTTTGTGGCCCGCCGAGATCGGGATCAGCGCTTCTGGGGCTCCCCACTTCTCTACGGGACTCTGGGCGTACACGCCGCATACCTGGCGATGCGTGGCGTGGAACTCAGTCATTTTCCCGTCTCCTCGAAGGGTGAGTTCCTCTCGCTGCTGGCGCTGGCCATCGGACTGATTTATGCGCTGACCGAGCGTCGTCACGGCGAGCCGAATACCGGCGCTTTCTTCGTAGGACTGGCGGCGGTGGCACAGAGCTGGTCGTCGCTGCTCATCGATCCGAACACCGCCCACCCCCTGTTGCACGAGCACCCGATCTACGGCGTGCACGTCATCTTCATCCTCTCGGGCTTTGTCTCCCTGGCCATTAGCGCTATCTACGCCCTGATGTATGTCCTCCTGGCTCGCCAGCTCAAGAGCCGGGAGCTAGGCGCGCTCTTTCGACGCCTGCCCCCGCTAAACACCCTTGAGAATATGAGTCGGCTGGCCACGCTGGCAGGTATCGTGCTTTTGGGATTGGGGCTTTTTTCGGGGCATTTTGTCGCGATCTACGTTCTGGACGACTTTAGCTTGCTCGACCCCAAGATCGTCATTACTTACGTGGCCTGGGCCGCCTACGCGGTCGCCTTCATCTGGGCGAAGCTGCGCAAGCTCTCTGGACTGCGCATGGGCTACCTCTCGCTCGGGGGCTACCTGGCGCTGATCGCGTCGATGGTGCTCGTCAACACCCTCTTTAGCTCCTTCCACACCTTCCAATAG
- the nusA gene encoding transcription termination factor NusA encodes MNLNSVIEEVGRTKGIDRSILVETLEAAILTAARRTYGAQREIEAEYNEESGEVQLFQIITVSDDVENPYREVSVEEVREAGFEAEPGDELLFQIFYREDDKEKAKAQDKRYGKLLKLDSYNSTFGRIAAQTAKQVIIQRVREAERDIIYDEYKDTVGDMVIGRVRRFEKGNIIVDLGRTDAILPRREQTPRESYRPGDRLQAMIKEVQKSSRDPQVVLTRADPMLLLKLFEQEVPEIHEGAVRIVAVAREPGVRTKVAVYSRDSDVDPVGACVGMRGSRVQAVVQELRGEKIDIVPYVEDTARFVCNAISPAEVAKVLIDESNMTMELIVPDDQLSLAIGRGGQNVRLAAQLTGWNLDIISETRLKNMMAESRAQLLEFEGITEDMVDTLFTLGYNKLEHMAHAAAPELAQIPGLNAESAERIIAAAAEILARPAPGSPEAMTEADYERKALEDIRGVGTKVAASLHDSGYITVEHIAFAEDASKLAEAAGLGKNVKKAKQILSAAEDHLKRELELDDEAFEARRAEFKAAQGQGAESGAEAEAVETQDEQPATAGDASTEPAEATKSDDEEDA; translated from the coding sequence ATGAATCTCAACAGTGTCATCGAAGAGGTCGGAAGGACCAAAGGGATCGATCGTTCGATCCTTGTGGAGACCCTTGAGGCGGCCATCTTGACCGCGGCGCGCCGGACCTACGGCGCGCAACGCGAGATCGAAGCCGAATACAATGAAGAAAGCGGTGAGGTGCAACTCTTCCAGATCATCACGGTGAGTGATGATGTGGAGAACCCCTACCGCGAGGTCTCCGTGGAGGAGGTGCGCGAGGCGGGCTTTGAAGCCGAGCCTGGCGATGAACTCCTCTTCCAGATCTTCTACCGTGAAGACGACAAAGAGAAGGCCAAGGCGCAGGACAAGCGCTATGGCAAGTTGCTCAAGCTCGACTCGTACAACTCCACCTTCGGCCGCATCGCCGCGCAGACCGCCAAGCAGGTCATCATCCAGCGCGTACGCGAGGCCGAGCGCGACATCATCTACGACGAATACAAAGATACCGTCGGTGACATGGTCATCGGGCGAGTGCGCCGCTTTGAGAAGGGCAACATCATCGTGGACCTGGGGCGCACCGACGCGATCCTTCCTCGCCGCGAGCAGACCCCCCGCGAGAGCTACCGCCCCGGCGACCGTCTGCAGGCGATGATCAAAGAGGTTCAGAAGTCCAGCCGCGATCCGCAGGTTGTCTTAACGCGTGCCGATCCCATGCTTCTGCTCAAGTTGTTTGAACAGGAGGTTCCGGAAATTCACGAAGGCGCGGTCCGCATTGTGGCCGTGGCTCGTGAGCCCGGCGTGCGTACCAAGGTGGCCGTTTACAGCCGCGATAGCGATGTCGATCCGGTGGGCGCCTGCGTCGGGATGCGCGGTTCGCGCGTTCAGGCGGTGGTTCAGGAGCTGCGCGGCGAGAAGATCGACATTGTGCCTTACGTCGAAGATACGGCTCGCTTTGTGTGCAACGCCATCAGCCCTGCGGAAGTGGCCAAGGTCTTGATCGACGAATCGAACATGACCATGGAGCTCATCGTCCCCGACGATCAGCTCAGCCTGGCGATCGGTCGCGGCGGTCAGAATGTGCGTCTTGCCGCTCAGCTCACCGGCTGGAACCTCGACATCATCAGCGAGACCCGACTCAAGAATATGATGGCTGAGTCGCGTGCCCAGCTGCTTGAGTTTGAGGGGATCACCGAGGATATGGTCGATACGCTCTTCACGCTTGGATACAACAAGCTCGAGCATATGGCGCATGCCGCCGCTCCTGAGCTTGCGCAGATCCCGGGGCTCAACGCCGAGTCGGCCGAGCGCATCATTGCGGCTGCCGCCGAGATTCTCGCGCGTCCTGCCCCCGGCTCGCCGGAGGCGATGACCGAGGCGGATTACGAGCGTAAAGCACTGGAGGACATCCGCGGTGTGGGCACCAAGGTTGCTGCCTCGCTTCACGACTCGGGCTACATCACCGTGGAGCATATCGCGTTCGCCGAAGACGCCAGCAAGCTGGCTGAGGCTGCGGGCCTGGGCAAGAATGTGAAGAAGGCCAAACAGATTCTCAGCGCGGCTGAAGATCACCTCAAGCGGGAGCTTGAGCTCGACGATGAAGCCTTCGAGGCGCGTCGTGCCGAGTTTAAGGCTGCGCAGGGGCAGGGCGCCGAATCGGGCGCCGAGGCCGAGGCTGTTGAGACACAGGACGAACAACCGGCCACCGCCGGCGATGCAAGCACCGAGCCGGCGGAAGCCACCAAGAGTGATGATGAGGAGGACGCCTGA
- a CDS encoding DUF448 domain-containing protein, translated as MGCREVGEPAAWERFVYVEDHGLIHDVRHKAPGRGVWVHADPHCLQTALERGGFQRSLKRRVELPPFSDLLEQVQTGARRRLDEALQIALRARATTPGQTFVKEAMRSDAIVVLILASDAGESTRTKFTTNAQRKGIDVIELWTGDELGQMAKGEAYVSVIGVEAGPHAERILKHWKSLEALSATSKT; from the coding sequence GTGGGGTGTCGGGAGGTCGGGGAGCCCGCAGCCTGGGAGCGCTTTGTGTACGTCGAGGATCATGGATTGATTCACGACGTGCGTCATAAAGCTCCCGGCCGCGGGGTGTGGGTTCACGCCGATCCGCACTGTCTGCAGACGGCGCTTGAGCGCGGTGGGTTTCAACGCTCGCTCAAGCGTCGTGTGGAGTTGCCCCCTTTCTCAGACCTGCTTGAACAGGTCCAGACGGGCGCGCGACGTCGCCTCGATGAGGCGCTGCAGATCGCGCTGCGGGCTCGCGCCACCACACCGGGGCAGACCTTTGTCAAAGAGGCGATGCGCAGCGACGCTATTGTTGTGCTCATCCTTGCCTCGGACGCAGGTGAGAGTACCCGCACCAAGTTCACCACCAACGCGCAGCGCAAGGGCATAGACGTGATCGAACTCTGGACCGGCGACGAGCTGGGCCAGATGGCGAAGGGCGAGGCCTACGTCTCAGTGATTGGCGTTGAAGCCGGCCCCCACGCCGAGCGAATCTTGAAGCATTGGAAGAGTTTGGAGGCGCTCAGTGCGACTTCGAAAACATAG
- the rimP gene encoding ribosome maturation factor RimP: MGKKRRKERRAKAPALPLSNEIAEAIEAWAHEAAEVHELELYDVITSSAGGWSVQIFVDRPDAEPGTGVAVEECARVSRYIEALLDADERVPERYVLEVSSRGVERKLTRPAHYEKAIDREVELVVREQIDGQNKVVGRLTSFEDDTLTLEMDGATVSIPLSGVSRAKLTFDFSGAKQR, from the coding sequence GTGGGTAAGAAACGACGAAAAGAGCGACGCGCTAAGGCTCCGGCGCTGCCCCTGAGCAATGAGATCGCCGAGGCGATCGAGGCCTGGGCGCACGAGGCCGCCGAGGTGCACGAGCTGGAACTCTACGATGTGATCACCAGCAGCGCCGGCGGCTGGTCGGTGCAGATCTTTGTAGACCGCCCCGATGCCGAGCCTGGCACGGGGGTGGCTGTTGAAGAGTGCGCCCGCGTCAGCCGATATATTGAGGCGTTGCTCGACGCCGATGAGAGGGTCCCGGAGCGGTACGTGTTGGAAGTTTCCAGCCGGGGCGTAGAACGCAAACTCACCAGGCCTGCGCATTACGAAAAAGCGATCGATCGCGAGGTTGAACTTGTGGTTCGCGAGCAGATCGATGGACAGAACAAGGTAGTCGGGCGGCTGACGTCTTTTGAGGACGACACGCTGACCCTCGAGATGGACGGCGCCACGGTGAGCATTCCCCTGAGCGGGGTGAGCCGGGCGAAGTTGACGTTCGACTTTTCAGGAGCGAAGCAACGATGA
- a CDS encoding DHH family phosphoesterase has protein sequence MSAETHHPSGAATAPVAIPTSPELEAQIDAFGELFDKHQRFLVVAHAYPDGDAVGSTLAMGLLLEQLGKDVTFFNVDPIPYNFRFLPGADRWTTEAPSELPEVTVMLDCAEPGRLGEGFPKGAWGQTVAVVDHHKTWDPDFANVYVRDVSAASTGELIYRLVRRYGQLNSEIAQNLYCCMMTDTGSFRYSNTSQTAFRVAGELVAAGADPWHMTSHIYEDQPRERLDLLCRVLATLKVSECGRLAFLRVEDAMLEGLSSEEDLTDGFINYARSIRGVEVATQLREAEGGEWRISFRSRGKVDVSALAEKFGGGGHHNAAGCRVSGTPGEVESQLTAALVEMLDRPASP, from the coding sequence ATGAGTGCGGAGACACACCATCCGTCGGGCGCTGCCACAGCGCCGGTTGCCATCCCGACCAGCCCTGAGCTCGAAGCGCAGATCGACGCCTTCGGCGAGCTCTTCGATAAGCACCAGCGCTTTCTGGTGGTGGCTCATGCGTATCCCGATGGCGATGCGGTCGGTTCAACGCTTGCGATGGGGCTTCTTCTGGAGCAACTCGGCAAAGACGTTACGTTTTTCAATGTCGACCCGATTCCTTACAACTTTCGCTTTTTGCCGGGGGCCGATCGCTGGACCACCGAAGCTCCTTCAGAGCTTCCGGAGGTCACGGTGATGTTGGACTGCGCCGAGCCCGGTCGTCTTGGCGAAGGGTTTCCGAAGGGGGCATGGGGTCAGACGGTGGCGGTTGTCGATCATCACAAGACCTGGGATCCCGACTTCGCCAACGTTTACGTGCGCGATGTGAGTGCGGCATCGACCGGCGAGCTGATCTATCGCCTTGTACGCCGCTACGGGCAGCTGAACTCGGAAATCGCGCAGAATCTTTACTGCTGCATGATGACCGACACCGGTAGCTTTCGGTACTCCAATACCAGCCAGACGGCCTTTCGTGTGGCAGGTGAGCTGGTCGCGGCCGGGGCTGATCCCTGGCATATGACCAGTCATATCTACGAAGATCAGCCTCGTGAGCGCCTCGACCTTCTCTGCCGGGTGTTAGCCACACTCAAGGTCTCGGAGTGTGGTCGCCTGGCATTCCTGCGTGTTGAGGATGCGATGCTTGAGGGGCTGAGTTCGGAGGAAGATCTCACAGACGGGTTTATCAACTACGCGCGCTCCATCCGCGGTGTGGAAGTAGCCACCCAACTTCGGGAAGCCGAGGGAGGGGAGTGGCGCATCTCGTTCCGATCGCGCGGCAAGGTTGATGTCTCCGCGCTGGCCGAGAAGTTCGGAGGTGGCGGGCATCATAACGCCGCGGGGTGCCGAGTAAGCGGCACCCCTGGCGAGGTGGAGAGTCAGCTGACGGCGGCTCTCGTTGAGATGCTCGACCGACCGGCGTCCCCCTGA
- a CDS encoding carbon-nitrogen hydrolase family protein, whose protein sequence is MRVALAQIASTRDIEDNLRTCGQLAESAAEQGAGWVIFPECAPFLGPDRDKLPIAEPLDGPQIQTYQTIARELGVYLTVGSFAETSPDPTRTFNTQIHLTPDGAIAAIYRKIHLFDAKVDGDLTLMESKSVMGGRELVLTDVLLKQEQARVGLTICYDLRFPEIYRELALRGAEMLTVPSAFTLPTGRAHWHTLLRARAIENQCFVLAPNQWGHHYGSRASFGNSVIYDPWGDCLGCLEEGNGVVLADLNLERQREIRQSMPVLTHQRLGLRAPDADEV, encoded by the coding sequence ATGCGCGTCGCACTCGCCCAGATCGCATCAACCCGCGATATCGAAGATAACCTCAGGACCTGCGGCCAGCTCGCCGAAAGCGCCGCGGAGCAAGGCGCAGGCTGGGTGATCTTTCCGGAGTGCGCGCCCTTCCTGGGTCCGGATCGCGACAAACTTCCCATCGCCGAGCCTCTCGACGGGCCGCAGATTCAGACCTACCAGACGATCGCCCGCGAGCTGGGCGTCTACCTCACCGTGGGCAGCTTCGCAGAGACCTCCCCCGACCCCACGCGCACCTTTAACACCCAGATTCACCTCACCCCCGACGGTGCCATCGCGGCAATCTACCGCAAGATTCACCTCTTCGACGCAAAGGTCGACGGGGATCTCACCCTGATGGAGTCCAAGAGCGTGATGGGCGGCCGCGAACTCGTACTCACAGACGTGCTGCTCAAGCAAGAGCAGGCGCGCGTCGGCCTGACCATCTGCTACGATCTTCGCTTCCCGGAGATCTACCGGGAGCTCGCGCTGAGAGGCGCGGAAATGTTGACGGTGCCTTCGGCGTTCACGCTGCCGACAGGTCGTGCCCACTGGCACACCCTGCTGCGGGCTCGCGCCATTGAGAATCAATGCTTCGTGCTCGCGCCCAACCAGTGGGGACATCATTACGGAAGCCGCGCCTCTTTTGGCAACTCCGTCATCTACGACCCCTGGGGCGACTGCCTGGGGTGTCTCGAAGAGGGAAATGGCGTGGTGCTCGCGGATCTTAACCTGGAGCGTCAACGCGAGATTCGTCAGAGCATGCCGGTGCTCACGCATCAACGTCTGGGGCTTCGCGCCCCGGACGCAGACGAGGTTTGA
- a CDS encoding saccharopine dehydrogenase NADP-binding domain-containing protein, which produces MDPIIAIYGASGFVGRMLARTLSEGGRSLRLIGRDLGRLEELEEELRADGFTALSVRQARLSDATGLRGALRDCCALVNCAGPLGNKTRALVQAALDEGVHVFDMAGEQSQVHWMWEHVDQPARERGLVVMPACAIEYAVGDFAAEIALVKAASRIVVCYAVREIKLSQGARKTFVHALGEGGYSFIDGKLEQHRAAYRLFDVPFPGGHHRKGVWIPGAEAIFVPPRGGVSRVESCVVTGEAVVRILATLSGVLPSVLRALRPVADRIVEQGDESDASDASLGEYLVIAFDPRTSEPYAMLTGEDVYATSVRIAAECVCRTLDEGPVKVGVTSPAAVFDAQTFLASVGVRRLH; this is translated from the coding sequence GTGGACCCGATCATTGCGATCTACGGTGCGAGTGGTTTTGTGGGCCGTATGCTCGCGCGAACACTCAGTGAGGGCGGGCGGTCGCTGCGCTTGATCGGGCGCGATCTCGGGCGGCTGGAAGAACTCGAAGAGGAGCTTCGCGCAGACGGGTTCACCGCACTCTCGGTGCGTCAGGCTCGCCTCAGCGATGCGACCGGACTTCGGGGGGCGTTGCGCGATTGCTGCGCGCTCGTCAACTGCGCGGGCCCCCTGGGCAACAAGACCCGGGCGTTGGTACAGGCCGCGCTCGATGAGGGCGTGCATGTTTTTGATATGGCCGGAGAACAGTCCCAGGTCCACTGGATGTGGGAACATGTGGACCAGCCGGCGCGGGAGCGCGGACTTGTGGTCATGCCGGCCTGCGCGATCGAATACGCGGTGGGAGATTTCGCCGCCGAGATCGCGCTGGTGAAAGCCGCCTCTCGCATCGTGGTCTGCTACGCTGTGCGCGAGATTAAACTCAGTCAGGGGGCGCGCAAGACCTTTGTGCACGCGCTTGGCGAGGGGGGCTACAGCTTTATCGATGGCAAGTTAGAGCAACACCGAGCAGCCTATCGCCTCTTTGATGTTCCGTTTCCCGGGGGGCATCACCGAAAAGGGGTGTGGATTCCCGGTGCGGAAGCCATCTTCGTGCCACCTCGCGGCGGCGTGTCGCGTGTGGAGAGCTGCGTGGTGACGGGGGAGGCGGTGGTCCGGATCCTGGCGACGCTCTCCGGGGTGTTGCCTTCGGTGCTTCGGGCGTTGAGGCCTGTGGCCGACCGCATCGTAGAGCAGGGCGATGAGAGTGATGCATCGGATGCATCATTGGGGGAGTATCTGGTGATCGCCTTCGACCCCCGGACCTCCGAGCCCTATGCGATGTTGACCGGCGAAGATGTGTATGCGACGAGCGTGCGCATCGCGGCCGAGTGCGTCTGCCGCACGTTGGATGAAGGCCCGGTAAAAGTCGGGGTGACTTCGCCGGCAGCCGTCTTTGACGCGCAGACCTTTCTCGCGTCGGTGGGTGTGCGGCGCCTTCACTGA
- the rbfA gene encoding 30S ribosome-binding factor RbfA, which produces MKQKRSYKRTERVGQQLHEVIAGLLLTDADDPRLQMVQVTAVEMSPDLRYAKVYFIMLDGEEPEEGVEPALERFAGFAQRVIGERLRLQFVPRLTFKFDEAVMRGRAMDELLSKLPGSSET; this is translated from the coding sequence ATGAAACAGAAACGCAGCTACAAACGCACCGAACGGGTCGGGCAGCAGCTCCACGAGGTTATCGCGGGGCTGCTCCTGACCGACGCGGATGATCCGCGCCTTCAAATGGTGCAGGTCACCGCGGTGGAGATGAGCCCGGATCTTCGTTATGCGAAGGTCTACTTTATCATGCTCGACGGCGAGGAACCCGAGGAAGGCGTGGAGCCTGCCCTGGAACGCTTCGCCGGCTTTGCGCAGCGCGTCATTGGCGAGCGGCTTCGCCTGCAATTTGTGCCTCGTCTGACCTTCAAGTTCGACGAGGCGGTCATGCGCGGGCGCGCGATGGATGAGCTCCTCTCAAAGCTCCCCGGGAGTTCGGAGACGTGA
- the truB gene encoding tRNA pseudouridine(55) synthase TruB, with the protein MQSQDGLILIDKDAGMTSFDVVRRVRRLAGTRKVGHTGTLDPDATGLMGVVLGCCTKLANFLTLDEKVYDFEMVLGSATDTEDASGEVIEEAGWEHVTREALEEAMSGFLGTIQQVPPIYSALKVDGKRAHALARAGEEVRLEARPVEIFELELTRFEPPHIAMRVRCGSGTYVRALVRDLGRAVGSVAHTRSIRRVSVGAFDLSMALRLDELSEDTFWEKVLSPARMVGSLPRVRIDEEQRRAVGFGQTILVDSELPMDAPVAVIDANEELVAIMARKESHDPQGSRLAPRRVLI; encoded by the coding sequence ATGCAAAGCCAGGATGGCTTGATCCTGATCGACAAAGACGCCGGCATGACCAGCTTCGACGTAGTGCGTCGAGTGCGACGATTGGCCGGCACGCGCAAAGTTGGGCATACCGGCACACTTGATCCCGACGCCACCGGGCTGATGGGGGTGGTCCTGGGATGTTGTACCAAACTTGCGAACTTCCTGACCCTCGATGAGAAGGTGTACGACTTCGAGATGGTGCTCGGAAGCGCCACCGACACCGAAGATGCTTCTGGCGAGGTGATTGAGGAGGCGGGCTGGGAGCATGTGACGCGCGAGGCGCTCGAAGAGGCGATGTCCGGATTTCTGGGGACCATCCAGCAGGTGCCGCCGATCTACTCCGCTCTAAAAGTCGACGGGAAGCGAGCCCACGCCCTGGCGCGCGCCGGAGAAGAGGTGCGTCTTGAGGCGCGTCCGGTGGAGATCTTCGAGTTGGAGCTGACGCGCTTTGAACCGCCGCATATCGCGATGCGGGTGCGCTGCGGCTCGGGGACCTACGTTCGGGCGTTGGTCCGCGACCTCGGGAGAGCGGTGGGAAGCGTAGCGCATACCCGAAGCATCAGGCGAGTCTCGGTGGGGGCATTCGACCTCTCCATGGCCCTCCGCCTCGATGAGCTCAGCGAAGACACGTTCTGGGAAAAGGTGCTCTCTCCGGCGCGGATGGTCGGCAGTCTTCCCCGGGTCCGTATCGACGAGGAGCAACGCCGCGCGGTGGGATTCGGGCAGACGATTCTCGTGGATTCCGAATTGCCGATGGACGCGCCTGTCGCCGTGATCGATGCGAATGAGGAGCTCGTCGCGATCATGGCTCGCAAAGAGAGTCACGACCCGCAGGGAAGCCGCCTGGCACCTCGACGCGTGCTGATTTAG